A stretch of the Solanum dulcamara chromosome 6, daSolDulc1.2, whole genome shotgun sequence genome encodes the following:
- the LOC129892485 gene encoding probable tetraacyldisaccharide 4'-kinase, mitochondrial isoform X2, whose product MEKLRKMVNQIAYTPPQDRLRALSILQFSLIPLLSLASTLYSFALPLRHRLYHLGLLHKDRLPVPVISVGNLTWGGNGKTPMVEFLAVWLAAVGSSPLILTRGYGGADEAKMLQRHLYGTPVKIGIGANRANTAACFLKRYGHISPCKHGDTGVERLCSDNKQGNCSYSDQIGIAILDDGMQHISLWRDVEIVMVNAMIPWGNHQLIPLGPLREPLAALTRADTVVIHHADLVSEKDVEAIALEIRKVKKSLPIFLSRLAPLYFLKAGNMSCKLALMDIRNTLVLCVSAIGPTDSFVERIKKLGPAYVDRLDFSDHHLFQAKDIDLIRMRLRNLQSEFARKPVVVVTEKDYDRAPEVLKYLDPYEVLVLCSSLQILPHNGNTEDSFKKCLWQHLEVSNKV is encoded by the exons ATGGAGAAATTGAGGAAAATGGTGAACCAAATTGCCTATACACCACCGCAAGACAGGCTCCGTGCACTTTCCATACTCCAATTCTCTCTCATCCCTCTTCTTTCACTAGCTTCCACTCTCTATAGCTTCGCACTTCCTCTCCGCCATCGCCTTTACCATCTTGGTCTGCTTCACAAAGACAG GTTGCCGGTGCCAGTGATTAGCGTTGGGAATTTAACTTGGGGAGGTAATGGGAAGACCCCAATGGTTGAGTTTCTTGCAGTTTGGTTGGCTGCTGTTGGAAGTTCACCTCTTATTCTAACAAGG GGTTATGGTGGTGCAGATGAAGCAAAAATGCTCCAAAGGCATCTGTATGGAACACCTGTGAAGATAGGAATAGGTGCAAACAGGGCCAATACAGCTGCCTGTTTTCTGAAAAGATATGGCCACATCAGCCCTTGCAAGCACGGTGACACTGGTGTGGAAAGACTTTGCTCTGATAACAAACAAGGAAATTGTTCTTATTCTGACCAAATCGGGATTGCAATCCTAGATGATGGTATGCAG CATATCAGTTTGTGGCGTGACGTCGAGATTGTGATGGTGAATGCAATGATTCCATGGGGGAACCATCAGTTAATTCCACTTGGACCATTAAGGGAACCCTTGGCCGCACTCACACGTGCAGATACAGTTGTAATACATCATGCAGACTTG GTCTCAGAAAAGGATGTTGAGGCCATAGCATTAGAAATCCGAAAAGTAAAAAAATCTCTTCCTATATTCTTGAGCAGATTGGCGCCTTTGTACTTTCTTAAAGCTGGCAACATGTCTTGCAAATTGGCTTTGATGGACATCCGCAATACACTTGTCTTATGTGTCTCAGCAATTGGACCTACTGATTCTTTTGTTGAGAGGATAAAGAAG CTGGGACCTGCGTATGTTGATCGCCTGGACTTCAGTGATCATCATTTATTTCAAGCTAAG GATATTGACTTGATCAGAATGAGACTTCGGAATCTTCAATCAGAGTTTGCTAGGAAGCCTGTTGTTGTTGTAACAGAAAAG GACTATGATAGAGCTCCTGAGGTTCTTAAGTATTTAGATCCATATGAAGTGTTGGTTCTTTGCTCCAGCTTGCAAATTCTACCTCATAATGGAAACACAGAAGATAGCTTTAAGAAGTGTCTGTGGCAGCATTTGGAAGTTAGCAACAAGGTGTAA
- the LOC129892485 gene encoding probable tetraacyldisaccharide 4'-kinase, mitochondrial isoform X1 — MEKLRKMVNQIAYTPPQDRLRALSILQFSLIPLLSLASTLYSFALPLRHRLYHLGLLHKDRLPVPVISVGNLTWGGNGKTPMVEFLAVWLAAVGSSPLILTRGYGGADEAKMLQRHLYGTPVKIGIGANRANTAACFLKRYGHISPCKHGDTGVERLCSDNKQGNCSYSDQIGIAILDDGMQQHISLWRDVEIVMVNAMIPWGNHQLIPLGPLREPLAALTRADTVVIHHADLVSEKDVEAIALEIRKVKKSLPIFLSRLAPLYFLKAGNMSCKLALMDIRNTLVLCVSAIGPTDSFVERIKKLGPAYVDRLDFSDHHLFQAKDIDLIRMRLRNLQSEFARKPVVVVTEKDYDRAPEVLKYLDPYEVLVLCSSLQILPHNGNTEDSFKKCLWQHLEVSNKV, encoded by the exons ATGGAGAAATTGAGGAAAATGGTGAACCAAATTGCCTATACACCACCGCAAGACAGGCTCCGTGCACTTTCCATACTCCAATTCTCTCTCATCCCTCTTCTTTCACTAGCTTCCACTCTCTATAGCTTCGCACTTCCTCTCCGCCATCGCCTTTACCATCTTGGTCTGCTTCACAAAGACAG GTTGCCGGTGCCAGTGATTAGCGTTGGGAATTTAACTTGGGGAGGTAATGGGAAGACCCCAATGGTTGAGTTTCTTGCAGTTTGGTTGGCTGCTGTTGGAAGTTCACCTCTTATTCTAACAAGG GGTTATGGTGGTGCAGATGAAGCAAAAATGCTCCAAAGGCATCTGTATGGAACACCTGTGAAGATAGGAATAGGTGCAAACAGGGCCAATACAGCTGCCTGTTTTCTGAAAAGATATGGCCACATCAGCCCTTGCAAGCACGGTGACACTGGTGTGGAAAGACTTTGCTCTGATAACAAACAAGGAAATTGTTCTTATTCTGACCAAATCGGGATTGCAATCCTAGATGATGGTATGCAG CAGCATATCAGTTTGTGGCGTGACGTCGAGATTGTGATGGTGAATGCAATGATTCCATGGGGGAACCATCAGTTAATTCCACTTGGACCATTAAGGGAACCCTTGGCCGCACTCACACGTGCAGATACAGTTGTAATACATCATGCAGACTTG GTCTCAGAAAAGGATGTTGAGGCCATAGCATTAGAAATCCGAAAAGTAAAAAAATCTCTTCCTATATTCTTGAGCAGATTGGCGCCTTTGTACTTTCTTAAAGCTGGCAACATGTCTTGCAAATTGGCTTTGATGGACATCCGCAATACACTTGTCTTATGTGTCTCAGCAATTGGACCTACTGATTCTTTTGTTGAGAGGATAAAGAAG CTGGGACCTGCGTATGTTGATCGCCTGGACTTCAGTGATCATCATTTATTTCAAGCTAAG GATATTGACTTGATCAGAATGAGACTTCGGAATCTTCAATCAGAGTTTGCTAGGAAGCCTGTTGTTGTTGTAACAGAAAAG GACTATGATAGAGCTCCTGAGGTTCTTAAGTATTTAGATCCATATGAAGTGTTGGTTCTTTGCTCCAGCTTGCAAATTCTACCTCATAATGGAAACACAGAAGATAGCTTTAAGAAGTGTCTGTGGCAGCATTTGGAAGTTAGCAACAAGGTGTAA